Genomic segment of Macaca nemestrina isolate mMacNem1 chromosome 3, mMacNem.hap1, whole genome shotgun sequence:
TTCTGGGTAGAGAAGGAATGTACATTATGGAAAGTACTAAGGTGGAAAAGAACATGGAGGGCCAAGTTATTGAAAGGAGCAGACAGACGAGGAAAGTAATCTAATAGCGGGCTTCCCATGCAGGCAGAAACCAGATAAGGCCAAACTCATGAACTTcgaattttcattaaaaaaaaaaaaaaagtataaatatttaaacCGAAGTAGACTACAAATTCCTCAAAAGACACAGACCATTCCTTCTAAACCTCATGTCTTATGTCTCCTCATAGGGTACAGACATTTAGTACTTCCTCTGTACACAGAAAAATCGTAATTATGCCAGTCTTTTAATTTCTAGAATTTCCAGGTTATACTAAATTATTTGTAGCTTCAGAGAACTTAAAAACTACAATACCATGAAACTCAAGAAAATCTTTCCGGAAGTGCTGATTGTTAATATCAAGTTCCTTAGAAACAAGAGGCAGTTTTTATGTGGAAAAACATGGGCACCATGTTCTACCAGCGTGATGCCAAAATTCTAGCTCTACCCAAGCTTCCAGTGGAAGGCGCGAAGGACATCCAACTCTCTTGCTTCTTACTCCGCACTTTCCCTGACACTGTTCTTCACATCAAGGATTGTgatttatacacacacagagatgaaAGGATTTAAGGAAAATTTACTGGGTCAAGTCAGCCTGCAACCTATCACACCCATCCCTTACTCTTCAAACTGATCAAAACATGATATACAACACTGTACAGGCAGAACTCTAAGCCAGTTCCCCACATTCCTGGCCCCTAGAGAGCACATCTACATAATCCCCTCCCGGAAGTCTGGGTAGGAAAACTACAAATATGAGCAGATATCACTTCTGGGACTAGGTTCATCAAAAGGGAGATGTGACTGGGTCTGACTTAATCAGGTGAGCCTTTAAAAGGGGCTGGGGTCTCCCCGAAATCACAGAGATGGGAAGTGTGAGAAGGCTTGTGGAAGGGCTAGCTGACAAACATAGCTGGCCTCTGGCCAACAGCTGGCGAGACAAAATGGACCTCAGTCCAACAACCCCAAGGAAATTCTGCCAGAGGGCTTAGAAGGACCCCAAACCTCAGATGAGATCCCACTTGCAGACCCTTCGATTTCAACCTTGTGTGACTGAGCAAAGCAGTCAACAATGCCACGtccagacttctgacctacaggaCTGAGAAAACGAATAGGTGTTGTTTTGAAGTCACTGATGTGTGGTAATTCGTTATGCAGCAAACGGAAAACTAACAACACTCAAGTATTTCTCTTATAATGTCTGGCAGATATGAGAGTTTTTCAGGCGTCGTTTTACAAATATCTTCCTAGCTGCTTTAAGAATAAACTTCTTTCAAAATGGACATGAACATTAATTGTGCAATATCTCCTTAATAATTCTCACCCTTTTCAATGAAAAGTCATTGAGTTTGGTGAGTCAAGATTCATTGAAAAATTCTTCAATGTTGATGGGCCTCTTTGGTGAGGTGACCTTATTCCTGTCCTGCCCCCTAAGGGTGGGCAGGGTGGACAGAACGCAGCCTGGACTTCCGGATGCAGCCCCCTACCGCCCGACTTGCCTACCCCGCTGGCCTCGGAGGGGTGGCCCTAAGCCCAGGACAGACGTGGACAAAGGGCAGAAAAAAGGATGCAGTTCTCTTTAATCCCTAACCCAATTTCTCGGGAAAAGCCGCGCTCCCACACAGAAGGCGAACCCTCTAAAGCTGTGGGTTGGCTGCCGTGCACGTAGTCGCTTTAGGAATTCCCAAAGCATCTAGCGGAAGTTTAGATCTTTCACTAGGGGTCACATGGGCCAGTACGGGCGCAGCTGGCAAACCGTTCCTTTCAGTTTGAAAGTATCTTTGAAACTCGGAAACTGTGCTCCTTGGTCTTTCAGTTCATAAGCCTAGAGAGCGGCTACTGAAATTGGAATCGACATCTTCTTCCCTCGGCCCCAACTAGTAAACCACGACCAGAAGACACAGCCTAACCTAAACCTACCGGAGTGTCACAACCGGCAAGCGCGAGCAGGTCCACCAACTGCGCCTGCGCAAACCGGCCGTTCCCGCGAGATCGCAGGAAGGCGGAGAGAAAGGGCAGGACCCCACCGCGTGGGGCGGGGCTTAGAGGCTCGTCGCGCCTGCGCAGAGGACCGGACGACGTGCTGCGTCGTTACTTTTGAAACGCTTGGCGGGGAAGTGCTGTGGGAGCCGCTGTGGTTGCTGTCCGCCGAGTGTCAGTGCGTGCCTTTGTTTGTGTCCCTGGCCATGGCGCTGCAGCTCTCCCGGGAGCAGGGAATCACCCTGCGCGGGAGCGCTGAAATCGTGGCCGAGTTCTTCTGTAAGTCCTCGCGCCGGCCATTATATTGGGGGGAACTGAGTCGTGGCGGCTCAGTAGGCCCACAGCTCGGCCTCTGAGACCGGAGAAGTAATCTGGGAGCGGCGGCTGCAGGCTGTTCCTCCTGACGCTTTGCTATAACGTGGAGCTGCAAGCCTGCGTGCTGCTGGGGCCTACCTCGCGGCGTAGCCTCTTCCGGAGCGTTTCTTCCTTTAAGTGCAGATCcgtcccacctcccaccccttaCTTTCCGATACAGGACACAGCGTGACCGGGGTGGGTCCcagtgtgggtgtgtatgtgtgtgttttttttaactgCGAGAGCACCCTCACCCTCCCACTCTAAGTGATTATTAGGCATGAGGCTGGCGGTAAACAAGATTTTGGGAACCCTTGTTCTCGAACAGGCCAGCTGCACGTTGTAAAGGAACCTGGCAGGATttgggagggaaaggggaagatACAGGCTTGTCTGGAGCAAAGTGACTATTCAGTCAGTTGCTGACTCGAATGCAACAGCCTATTTTGACATCCTCTAGCCTCATAATCTGAATTTGGACTTGGATTACAATGAGGTGAAATTTGGCAATAGTAGGTTGATacactttggctttttttttccttggcacgtgaaaacaattatctttttttaCTTAGATACAAGACTTTTAAGGACTTTTAATGCCACTTTGTACCTACTCTGCTTTCAGCAAGATACACGTGTGTTCAGTCATTTATAGCTGTATAGCCTAATGAAAATATAGCCAcatccaaatatattttattttccagagtTATGCAGTGATAATGAATTTTCTGTAACATTTCTTTTGCTTGCAGCATTCGGCATCAACAGCATTTTATATCAGCGTGGCATATATCCATCTGAAACTTTTACTCGAGTGCAGAAATACGGACTCACCTTGCTTGTAACTACTGATCTTGAGCTCATAAAATACCTAAATAATGTGGTGGAACAACTAAAAGGTATTTAATCATTGGAAATAATTTGAGTCTTGCAGATTTTTTAGCATCTCAAGTGGTCATTTTTCCGCTCTGCAAATAGAAGTGTACTCacatctcaaatatattttaagttgaGAGGaagcaaataatatataaaatggaagaaattcaCTCTTCCCCCACTACATTGTGAGTGGGCTGAATATTTTGATGTAAGAAATCTGATATGGCTGAAAAATAGTTTTCATCAACTCCCTTAGAAGTGGCTTTCGCAGTTAATGTGGCCAAATGGAACAGGTTGgaattttacataattataatgGTGTTCACTATCTGAGAAAATATACACTACATATTCTCAATATAATGTATTTTCTGTAACTAATTAGTTTTCTGTAGTCTAATGTTATCATTAGATTAATATCAAGGAAATTGGATTCAACCAGATaaacttcaaaaaaagaaaaagattagctGCTAAATGACAGAACActcacagtttttttgtttgtttgttttgtttttcacatattTCTGTTTGTCGTTTTCAAAAATTCTGCCGGTGATTCAGTAAGCCTTTTCTGTCTGAATGTTCGTTTTTCTTTAGTTCGAGAAATTGCTGTATTACCTGTCGGGTGAATACTTGTTcttcatctatttctttttcctttctagaaTTCCTGTTAGTTTCTCTTTCATGTTACCCTCCACTTAGGattctcatttctaatttttcaaatgtttctccCATTTGatcttctaaaatttttgaaAGTACTACAgtgggcatctttttttttttttttttagaaattatttcttttgttgacCAGAAATGTGTCTTTGTTTTGccgtttttattgcatttttactAACCCATTTTTAATATGCCCTTCCAATAATGGCCGTGTGAACTTTTTTAGCTTGATAACTCTCTTTCAACCTATACTATCCTCTAGATAAACTGTTAACATTGCCTTGCCTTTTATGTGTACAGGAGTGGAATGCCTCAACAACCTGTGGATGTTACGTCTTAAATTGACAGGCAAGGGAAGATAGCCCTGTTGACATTTTGGCCTGGATATTTCTTTGGTGTGGGTGCTTTTCTGTGTGTTATAGAATGTTTACCAACATCTATGGCCTTTACTAACCAAATGCCAGTAACAAACCACCTTGCTCTGACAACCAAAAGTGTCTCCATAAATTATATTGCCAGATGTGCCCAAAGGGACAAAATTGCCCTTAGTTGAGAACTGCTGCTGTAGTAGATTGGTATTGTCAAAATAGCAAGATGAGACCTCTTTTGGTGTGGGAATAGACCTCTGTTCTCAAGTGTACACAGGAAAGACATTGATAGGAGTGTCCACCTCTCCCAGAGTTGCATCCAAAATTGGGGGTCAGGAATAAATCATCTGTAGTGATTCATAGGGCTGCACTCAGATCATTTGGCCTGGAACCTCTAGGCAACTATGGATGTGTGTTTCCATCTTAATTTGCTAGAGAAGCAAGCATTGCCTAAGCCAATGGTTTTTAGGTTGTCTTCTTTGAGActgcattgaagccaatggttTTTAGGTTGTCTCCTTTGAGACTGCATTGATGACACTTCACATTATGTGTGTCTAGACCTTCCTATTTAACTTCTCCCTTTTAGTTAAAGTGGAAAAATTGCTCTTCCCTAGAGGCAagttgttctgtttgttttttgtttggagtctcactctgtcacccaggctggagtgcagtggcgtgatctccactcactgcaacctctgcctcccgagtagctgagattataggcgcctgccactatgcccggctaatttttgtatttttaccagagacgtggtttcaccattttggccaggctagtcttgaactcctgacctcgtgattcacccacctctgtctcccaaagtgctgggattacaggcgtgagccaccacacccagccagttgttttgttttgaatgtcATTTCCTCTAGCCTTTTTTAGGGTCTTGATCCTGTTCTCTGTTatattttctgcttctgtgttttGATTTTAATTATCCCCATTGTTTTCATCTCTCCAGTTTTAAAGGAAGAACAAATTACCACCCAGTCTCCTCCTTTTCAGAGTGAAACTCATAAAAAGTTGTTGATAAATGCCAGGGATCACAAGGCCCACAGGCTGCATCCAACAGGTGGCCTGTTTTTGCACTGCCCACAAGCTAAGAGTATTTTTACACTTAcaggtttgtttaaaaataagcaaCAGAGACCTTGGTGGCCtataagcttaaaatatttactaattactcttttttgtaatttttctttacaaagtTTCTTTACAAAAACTTCGCTGACTCCTGAATATGCTGTTTCAATTTCCAAGATTACTTCAAGGCTCAATCTGAGCCCCCGTTCTGTCTTTATAATTTCTCTATAGGTGATTTCTGACCTGTGTATAGCTTCACTAGCAACCTCTGTGTAGTCAACTCACAAACTTATATATCTatcccaaagcctctttctccaGACTCATATATTCAGCAGCTATATCTTTATGTAGCTATCCCAGAGATAACATATACTCAAGcatactaaaaattaaatttaggatCATATCCAAAACTGATACTCTTTAATTTTCTCTCTGTCAGTGGCTAAACCAtccaaacagaaataaaagaaacttgGAAGCTGTTCCTGAATCATGCTTCTTCCTTACTACCATGACTAAACCCAATAAATTTTAACCATGAAATCTCTTACATTTACCTACTGCTTCGTCTCTACCAGTTTATCCTCCTACAAGCTTTCATTAACTCTTGCTCGAATTACTGATGGACCAACTAGTGTCTCTAGATCCCCTCTTTAACATCTCCAGTCCACTTTCCATATCACAGCTAGAATGATAGTTTTGAAATACAAGACTAATTGCTTTACATCCTGCTTCACACACAGTAATGACTTGACTGGTCTTGAAgtgcatatttttttaatttgatccACCAGGCTTTGCGTGGTCTGGCTTCTATTAATCTTGCAAGgattgtattgttttattttgtttgtttgtttgtttgtttcttgattCCACTTGTAGTGAGCTGCTTCCAGTCTTCTAGTTATATGCTCTTCCCTTGTGAGTATTTGAGGCCTGTATCTTCTTTCCTATCCTTTTGCATATTTAATGCTGTTTATCCCTAGAGCTAAACTCAAACCTTTTCTGACCTCCGTAAGTGGCTCAAATTTTCCTCCTTTTATGCTCTCATTGCATCTTACATCTCTCTTTCATAGCAGCCATTACAATGATAATTTGTCATTTATTGGTGTGATGAGTAGATGAATGCCCATCTCCTATGCTTTTATCTTGGATTAGGATGAAAGTACCATATGTTCAGTATTCTGTCCTCAGCACCAATTACTGTACCTGGTACAGATACTGAGAATTTGAAAACAGAAGTTAGAGTATTGATGGTGCAAATTTTCTTGCACGTAGGAGGAAGTCCAAGATAGCAGTGGTAGGAATTTGCTGAGGATAGGGAGTAGGACCTGAGAAGAGAGCTACTTTATGATGCAGTGGACCAAGAAAGATGCCTTCATTTTTATGTGTTGCAGATTGGTTATACAAGTGTTCAGTTCAGAAACTGGTTGTAGTTATCTCAAATATTGAAAGTGGTGAGGTCCTGGAAAGATGGCAGTTTGATATTGAGTGTGACAAGACTGCAAAAGATGACAGGTAAGTAGGAATTACATTATTTCtactttgatatattttttcaaaacttgTTTTTATTACCAATTGAGTTCTAATTATATTGAActagttttatataaaatatagtttgtttctaatttatattttctaagatATCCTCAGTCACCTGTGGAAAAGAATTGTCGGTTTAACATATCAttgatttgtatatatataattgccTTTAGTCTAAATCAGCAATTTTCAAACAGTATTTATGGTGGTATATACAAAACTACACATGATATACTAGATGAACCATTTAATGAATTGTTCTAAGATGTTTTTAACTATAAGGAATTATATTAGAGTCACACAATTTATGATGTAGCTCTGCTGTACTTCCTTTAATGCCATCTACTTCCTAAGACACTTGATAAATTTCTGAAAGTTCCAGACTCCCTGGAAGAGAAGTGTCTGTCTTTATACTCTAATGTTTAGCATTGTCCTAGGCATGCTTTTCTATAAACTGGGAACCATTTCTTACAGTGAAATGTAGTTTGCTTCTGAAGGCTTTggtttattttaggaaatttttagcttataaaataatttgatacacaatttaatgttttatttgagaaaataGGAATTTAGACATTTAGGCATTACTAAAAGTGCCAAAATGATTATaccaattaaatattttagatagcatttgttattttatttcaagagATGCTGAAGTTTCCTGAACTTGAAATGATTGGCAGATTTTCTAGTCATCTGATACTAAATGACCTGACACTAAGACCAGCTCTAAAAGATGCCTGGCAGGATAAATGAAGTAATGAGGATGTATGTTGTGCCTACTAGGTTATAGGTCCAAAGGATACTTTCATTCACAGTTTTTACAAAACTCCTTTTTAAAGCACTGCTTATTTGATGTTGAGAGCatttaatcaaataaataatcttACCACTATGTTTGAAATAACTTAAAACCTAAAATGAATTAATTGATTGGGTgcactgttgatttttttttttttttttttgacagtgcacccagagaaaagtCTCAGAAAGCTATCCAGGATGAAATCCGTTCAGTGATCAGACAGATAACAGCTACGGTGACATTTCTGCCACTGTTGGAAGTTTCCTGTAAGTATACAACTTCTTGTTGGATTAAATTGATTGGCAAAAAGACTAAGCTACTGCCTTAATCACCCCTTTATTCAATTTTGTCTTGTCAGATTTATGTAAtataaattgaagaaaaaaacattataaaGCAAAATTAATGTATCATAGTCTCCCTTTCCACAAGGAGACCCACAGTGActacctgaaaccatggatagtatgAACCCTGTATGATGTTTTTCTTATGCATACATACCTGTGATACAATTTAATATGTAAATTAAGCATCGTAAGAGTTAATAAACtggaacaattataacaatatgctgGCATCACTATTCTTGTGCTTTGggaccattatttttatttatttatttatttattttgagacggagtctcactctgtcgcccaggctggagtgcagtagcgcgatctcggctcactgcaagctctgcctcccaggttcacactattctcccgcctcagcatccccagtagctgggactacaggcacccgccaccatgcccagctaattttttgtatttttagtagagacggggtttcaccatgataaccaggatggtctcgatctcctcctgacctagtgattcgcccgccttgggctcccaaagtgctgggattacaggcgtgagccaccgcacccaccctTGGGACCATTATTAAATAagataagggttacttgaacacaatcACTAAATTGCACAGAAATTagatacaatattttctttattaagatAAATGTTCATTGACCAAAATAAATTAGTGATTAGAGGCCAAGCCAAATGACCTTTTCCAGCAGTGAGTTGTTCAAAATAGAAGAGAGGCAGCAAGAttagttttacttttagaaaGTAACGTACTTTAATGATCTTATCCCCAATTTAGGTTCATTTGATCTGCTGATTTATACAGACAAAGATTTGGTTGTACCTGAAAAATGGGAAGAGTCGGGACCACAGTTTATTACCAATTCTGAGGAAGTCCGCCTTCGTTCATTTACTACTACAATCCACAAAGTAAATAGCATGGTGGCCTACAAAATTCCTGTCAATGACTGAGGATGACTTGAGGAAAATAATGTAATTGTAATTTTGAAATTTGGTTTTCCTGAAATCAAATCATCTACagttaatatgttttatttcattggttAATTTTTACATGGAGAAAACCAAAATGATACTTACTGAACTGTGTGTaattgttccttttattttttggtgcCTATTTGACTTACCATGGAGTTAACATCATGAATTTATTGCACACTGTTCAAAAGGAACCAGGAATTTTTTTTGTCAACGTTGTGATGTATATTCCTTTGAAGATAGTAACTGTAGATGGAAAAACTTGTGCTATAAAGCTAAATGCTTTCCTAAATCAGATGTTTTGGTCAAGTAGCTTGACTCAGTATAGGTAGGGAgatatttaagtataaaatacagcAAAGGAAGTCTAAATATTCAGAATCTTTGTTGAGGTCCTGAAAGTAAATAATctataaacaatgaaatattgCTGTATTAGCTCCTTTTGACCTTCATTTCATGTATAGTTTTCCCTAATGAATCAGTTTCCAAATTTGACTTTAATTTATGTAACTTGAACCTATGAAGCAATGGATATTTGTACTCTTTAATGTTCTGTGATACAGaactcttaaaaatgtttttgtgtgtgtgtgttttataaaatCAAGTTTTAAGTGAAAGTGAGGAAATAAAGttaagtttgttttaaatttgtcttAAAAATTTTGATACTGGTTTGGTGTTGATATAGTTAAATGGTAATTAGAATTGATTCAGCATAACTATTGAATTCTTGTTCCTATGAAGTTACAGAACTTAAAGATACAAAGTTGAGTGAGTCTTGAGGTGTCTTCAATCTAATGGATAAACTTTGATCACATCCTGTTGATCTCATAGCAATAGACAAAGCTATTACTTCATCATTGTGAAAGGATAAATGTCCTTTGGAATTAGTCCAACAATTCCAGTTGAACAAATGTTGATTTTAGTACTTTACTATACTCTTAGCCTTATTATCAGCCTACTTTTCTTTAGGTATTTAAATACTATGCTTATTCCTGTGCTTTCATTAATACCTTCATCTGGTACATGCTTTCTATCCAGTTCTCACCTGTTTTTCCAAGGTCAATTTAAGGCAGATTTGTAAAGTCTTCTCTCATCTCTAATCTAAATCTGACCTCATTTTGTAAAAATTCAGTTTATTAATGCTTATTATTAGACACTCTTAAGTTCTTTATGTGTATGAAGTAATTGCAGATAGTCTGAATGTGTTCATTCAGAAATTACATATTGAGCAAATACTGTGGATCAGTGGCAGTTTCTGGGTTCTCAGTGACAAATTTGTAGACTCTTCATATCTTTATGGAATAAATGGAGCACTGGTGTTACCCAGCTAGATGATATcaagaaaatggcaaataaatgcTTCATTTGTATTTTAACTATTTGAGATGTCAGACTaaattctgtgaaatcacttttttttgccccaagatggaatcttactctgtcgcccaggctggagtgcagtgacgcagctcagctcactacaacctccgcatcccggattccagcaattctgtctcagcctcccgagtagctgggattacaggcatgtaccaccacgcgtggctaatttttgtatttttagtacagaggaggtttcaccatgttgccaggctagtcttgaactcctgacctcatgatccacctgccttaatGTCACAAactactaggattataggtgtgagccaccacgccctgctgaaatcacatttttaaaggttGTGTGTATATTCTGGTCATTTCAACTCAGCTACCGTTATTAACAGGATTCAATTCTTAGATTTTTGTATCATTTGCATGTTACTGTTTACTCTGAGGTTTCTGGGGAGCTAGTCATGACGAGTCATTTTAACCCTTACAGATTATATAATCAATTAAGAAATACGcattttgggctgggtgcggtggttcacgcctgtaatcccagcactgggaggccgaggcaggtggatcactaggtcaggagtttgagaccagcctggccaagatggtgaaaccccgtctctacaaaacatacaaaaattagctgagcatggtggcgggcacctgtaatcccagctacttgggaggctgaggcaggagaatcgcttgaacccgtgaggcggaggttgcagtgagccaagatcgtgccactgtattctagcctgggcaacagagcaagactatttcaaaaaataataattaataatgtataaaatacacattttggaGCTGAGTGGGAGCCAAACTATGAACTTTATTGAGGTGAAGCTAGACTGGAAAAGCTTTGCCCTGTAGCTCCAAGTGGACTGTCCCATCCTCTTTTTAGACCTTGAGGCTTACCTCAGGAGGAAGACATTTAAACCAACAGCTGAAAGACTTGTGAGTGGTTTCTACACCATGTTAAAGAGAAGGTTCTTCTTAAGACAGCATGATGGGTCTCTAGGCCTGGCCTGGACTCTGGCTCAGTGTTGCTTACCATATGTAGAGGGATGAACAGAGGTTAAGCCCATCATGGTCTGAAGTAGAGCCCAGGAGGAGTGGAAATATATCTGGCTTTCAGGATCCTTTTCCCAGTGTCATCAGAGAAGTCAAACCTCTGTGAGAAGGTTTATGCTGAGGTATAACAGTCTCATGTATTGGTTGACTTTTGCTGCACCTAGCTCATTCTGTTGGAGGGACATTGGTTAGGACTCTGAAAGCCAGCTTTTTCACACTGACCAAAGCAAGTGAAGGCCAAGCCAAACTTCAATGGGATGGGACCAGGAAGTATACTCCTCCCATGGAGGTGGTGGAAAGGGCACCAGGAAGTTTGATGACAGTTATCTAATGGACTAGAGACTGGCAAACTTTCTGTAAATGGCCAGGTAGTAAATAGTTCTGCTTTTGAAGGCATATGGTCTCTTgcacctactcaagaggctgaaaacagccatagacaatacataaatgaatgagcatgagTGTgttccaataagaaaaaaaacatagcTGTTTGCTTTGACCCTAGGGTTGTAGTTTGCCAGTCCTGTAATAGATCACAGTTTGCTCTTTTGgtcacaaatattcaaacccCTCCCTAGTTCAGAGCATTTGATATTGTAATATTTAAAGCTCACTTGTAAAACATAATTTGTTGCCTCCATCCATAGTATCTCAAACAGAATGTCTCTCCCAAATATACCTAAATTCCATATTCTCCAAAGCACAACTAGCTATTTTCTTGACATACATCCTAACACACCCCACAGTTCACAATTTGATCTGAAAACTTGTTAAGGGAGGCTTTTTGGCATGTGATGCCATAAAAAGAGAGGTATGGGCTCTCCTTTAAATAGAGGCATGGACTCTATCCTATTGTGAGTCTCATAAAAAGAGaccctttttatcattttttcactATATGGACACGCATGCTGAAAAATGCTTTTATTAGTATAATGCACTAACATTTCTTATGTTCATTAACCTATATATTTTAGCATATAGATTCAAAGATTATTAGCACAATAAGGTAGATAACTTCATAGACCATTTCTTCATCTTGTTTTCATTTAgtatgtaaaatttatttaaaatttacgTGAAAGATCAGAATAGCTATATAATGCTACATTGTAACTCTTATATTTTCCACCAGATGTCACTAATGCTGTAATATTCAAATTAAGATGACTGACTTTTGGTTCTAAAGGCTATAAGGTTATTGGAAAAACAATGTTACGCATAACATTGGAATTTCTGGctgcaaatatataaatacatgagGGGAATAAACACAGCGTTTATTATTTACTCATTAcgtgaatttttatttaattctcatgcTTTTGTGTACAAGTAAAACTGGGGTCAGTGGGCACACAAATTGTGTCGTGGTTTTTGAAGTTTAATGGTCTCTTCTATCCCTGGCCAAGGAAGTATGCAAATTATGTTGTGGTTTTTGAAGTTTAGATGATCTCTTCCTTCTATCCCTGGCCAAGGAAGTTCATCCTGACTCCCCAACAAGCATAACAAAAGGATTGTTTCATCACCTTTTTCCTCTTACCCTTTACATCCTTTTAGCAATAAAGTGTTCAGAACAAACTGGCTTTCCTTTACTGTGCTTTGCAAAACTTGTTCATGTTTTATTGGGTGACTTTGTATTTACACTTTCCTCAGATAGTCTGTTGTCAGATGACTGACCAATGACTGGGAGGAACCAAATACAGAGGATTTTATCCTATGCCTAATCTATATTGTCTACAGAATAAATCAGGTATCAATTTGTGAACAGTGGTGAAACGTAATTTTCCAACTAATCAGAAGAATTGTTTGTTAAGTAACCTTAATTACTCAGTCTTTGGTGAATTGTTTTTGGAtaatttcttattcctttttttaaatgtatgaaatATTTCTAGTTATTTTGTTCAATGTGACTGATAAAAGTTTATGTTGGAATAGCTGTGAAATG
This window contains:
- the LOC105486164 gene encoding mitotic spindle assembly checkpoint protein MAD2A, with product MALQLSREQGITLRGSAEIVAEFFSFGINSILYQRGIYPSETFTRVQKYGLTLLVTTDLELIKYLNNVVEQLKDWLYKCSVQKLVVVISNIESGEVLERWQFDIECDKTAKDDSAPREKSQKAIQDEIRSVIRQITATVTFLPLLEVSCSFDLLIYTDKDLVVPEKWEESGPQFITNSEEVRLRSFTTTIHKVNSMVAYKIPVND